The following coding sequences lie in one Anomalospiza imberbis isolate Cuckoo-Finch-1a 21T00152 chromosome 17, ASM3175350v1, whole genome shotgun sequence genomic window:
- the TTPAL gene encoding alpha-tocopherol transfer protein-like isoform X1, with amino-acid sequence MSGESDCTRTSPSAGSPSDNELLPDRPKYVCTLSPDLVTKAREELQEKPEWRLRDVQALRDMVCKDYPSLGTCLDDAFLLRFLRARKFDYDRALQLLVNYHTCRRTWPEVFSNLKPSAIKPVLESGFVTVLPHRDPQGRHVVCIRPDRWTPSNYPITENIRAIYLTLEKLIQSEETQVNGIVILADYKGVSLSKASHFGPFVAKKVIGILQDGFPIRIKAVNIINEPRIFKGIFAIIKPFLKEKIANRFFLHGCDLNSLHQNIPPVILPEEYGGTAGKLDISAWNELLLASEEDFLHDFSELVLPCDSSPHDLLVSGDADEKQCDDSLRGMKPQLYYCY; translated from the exons ATGTCAGGAGAGAGCGACTGCACCAGGACAAGTCCGTCAGCAGGGTCTCCATCAGACAATGAGCTCCTGCCAGACAGGCCAAAGTATGTTTGTACCCTGTCTCCTGATCTCGTTACCAAAGCCCgggaggagctccaggagaagCCTGAATGGAGGCTCCGTGACGTGCAGGCACTCCGGGATATGGTGTGCAAGGACTATCCCTCCCTGGGGACGTGCCTGGACGATGCTTTTTTGCTGAGGTTCCTCCGAGCCAGGAAGTTCGATTACGATCGAGCtcttcagctcctggtgaacTACCACACCTGCAGGAGGACCTGGCCGGAGGTGTTCAGTAACCTGAAGCCATCTGCAATAAAGCCTGTCCTGGAGTCAGGCTTTGTCACTGTGCTGCCTCACCGGGACCCGCAGGGCCGTCACGTCGTCTGCATCCGCCCAG ACAGATGGACACCCAGTAATTATCCGATTACTGAGAACATTCGTGCCATATACTTAACCTTAGAAAAACTCATTCAGTCCGAAGAGACCCAGGTGAATGGAATTGTAATCCTGGCAGACTACAAAGGAGTCAGCTTATCTAAGGCGTCTCATTTTGGTCCTTTTGTAGCCAAAAAAGTGATTGGAATTCTTCAG GATGGATTCCCCATTCGAATAAAGGCTGTTAACATAATAAATGAGCCTCGTATATTCAAAGGCATTTTTGCAATCATCAAGccttttctgaaggaaaagatTGCAAACAGG TTTTTTCTTCATGGCTGTGATCTGAATTCCCTTCACCAAAACATTCCTCCAGTGATCCTTCCTGAAGAGTACGGTGGTACTGCAGGCAAGCTGGACATCTCTGCCTGGAacgagctgctgctggcctctGAAGAGGATTTCCTGCATGATTTCTCAGAGCTGGTGCTCCCCTGTGACAGCTCTCCCCACGACCTGCTAGTGAGTGGGGATGCTGATGAAAAGCAGTGTGATGATTCCCTGCGAGGGATGAAACCTCAGCTCTATTACTGTTACTAA
- the TTPAL gene encoding alpha-tocopherol transfer protein-like isoform X2, protein MSGESDCTRTSPSAGSPSDNELLPDRPKYVCTLSPDLVTKAREELQEKPEWRLRDVQALRDMVCKDYPSLGTCLDDAFLLRFLRARKFDYDRALQLLVNYHTCRRTWPEVFSNLKPSAIKPVLESGFVTVLPHRDPQGRHVVCIRPDRWTPSNYPITENIRAIYLTLEKLIQSEETQVNGIVILADYKGVSLSKASHFGPFVAKKVIGILQDGFPIRIKAVNIINEPRIFKGIFAIIKPFLKEKIANRFFLHGCDLNSLHQNIPPVILPEEYGGTAGKLDISAWNELLLASEEDFLHDFSELVLPCDSSPHDLLVFV, encoded by the exons ATGTCAGGAGAGAGCGACTGCACCAGGACAAGTCCGTCAGCAGGGTCTCCATCAGACAATGAGCTCCTGCCAGACAGGCCAAAGTATGTTTGTACCCTGTCTCCTGATCTCGTTACCAAAGCCCgggaggagctccaggagaagCCTGAATGGAGGCTCCGTGACGTGCAGGCACTCCGGGATATGGTGTGCAAGGACTATCCCTCCCTGGGGACGTGCCTGGACGATGCTTTTTTGCTGAGGTTCCTCCGAGCCAGGAAGTTCGATTACGATCGAGCtcttcagctcctggtgaacTACCACACCTGCAGGAGGACCTGGCCGGAGGTGTTCAGTAACCTGAAGCCATCTGCAATAAAGCCTGTCCTGGAGTCAGGCTTTGTCACTGTGCTGCCTCACCGGGACCCGCAGGGCCGTCACGTCGTCTGCATCCGCCCAG ACAGATGGACACCCAGTAATTATCCGATTACTGAGAACATTCGTGCCATATACTTAACCTTAGAAAAACTCATTCAGTCCGAAGAGACCCAGGTGAATGGAATTGTAATCCTGGCAGACTACAAAGGAGTCAGCTTATCTAAGGCGTCTCATTTTGGTCCTTTTGTAGCCAAAAAAGTGATTGGAATTCTTCAG GATGGATTCCCCATTCGAATAAAGGCTGTTAACATAATAAATGAGCCTCGTATATTCAAAGGCATTTTTGCAATCATCAAGccttttctgaaggaaaagatTGCAAACAGG TTTTTTCTTCATGGCTGTGATCTGAATTCCCTTCACCAAAACATTCCTCCAGTGATCCTTCCTGAAGAGTACGGTGGTACTGCAGGCAAGCTGGACATCTCTGCCTGGAacgagctgctgctggcctctGAAGAGGATTTCCTGCATGATTTCTCAGAGCTGGTGCTCCCCTGTGACAGCTCTCCCCACGACCTGCTA GTCTTTGTCTAG